DNA from Aliarcobacter butzleri:
AAAAGAAGCAGGAATGGCTATAAATGAAGAAGAGGATTCTTAACTTTAAGTCAATTATAATAGAATATAAATATTTTTTTAGGTAGAAAATGGAAAAAATTATTTTAATAATAACAGTATGTATGATAATTATGGCAGCTCCAATTATCTCAAAAATGATAAAAACACCAGTTGTTGTTATAGAGATAACATTGGGATTACTTTGTGGATATTTGGGCTTAATTTACAGTGATGAAACTTTAAAATTAGTTGCTAAATTTGGATTTGTATATTTGATGTTTCTAGCAGGGCTTGAGATAAACTTTAAGCTTGTAAAAATTATAAAAGCAACTTTGGCTGTAAATGTAATACTATATTTTATTTTATTGTACACAATCTCTGGACTTGTTTGTTGGTTATTTGGTTTAGGACTTACTTATTTTGTAGCTCTTCCAATTTTCTCTTTGGGTATGATAATGATGCTTTTAAAAGAGTATGGAAAAGAACAACCTTGGCTAAATCTTGCCTTATCAATTGGGGTTGTTGGAGAAATTATTAGTATTTTAGCTTTAACCTTATTTAGTGGTTGGACAGAGTATGGATTTACAAGTAATTTCTTCTACTCAATTTTAACTATTGCATTAGTTATTGTAGCTATTATTTTACTTTTAAGAGTTTCTTATGTTCTTTTTTGGTGGTTCCCTGAGATAAGAAATTTTAT
Protein-coding regions in this window:
- a CDS encoding cation:proton antiporter, translated to MEKIILIITVCMIIMAAPIISKMIKTPVVVIEITLGLLCGYLGLIYSDETLKLVAKFGFVYLMFLAGLEINFKLVKIIKATLAVNVILYFILLYTISGLVCWLFGLGLTYFVALPIFSLGMIMMLLKEYGKEQPWLNLALSIGVVGEIISILALTLFSGWTEYGFTSNFFYSILTIALVIVAIILLLRVSYVLFWWFPEIRNFIIPENQDDKHDQDIRFSLSLLLIFVSIMLILKIDVVLGAFTTGLFFKMFFNQKHELLEKIESFGYGFFAPIFFIYTGSTVKLDMVTLEILHHAIFIMCAIITIRLISSYLVFYNYLKFKQTMLFALSDSMPLTFMVAIAMLSYNYGLISQDEYFSFIIASIIDGLFLMILIRKLYKYFIPHT